GGCAGGGACAGCTGCTCGGCCACTTCACGGTACGTGTACCCCTCGTAGTAGGCGAGGGTGACCGACTGGCGCTGCAGGACGGTGAGCCGGTCCAGGCAGCGGCGCACCCACTCGCGTTCGAGGCCGGCCTCGACCTCCTCGGTGACCTGGTCGAAGGCGGGCTGGTTCGCACGCAGTGCCTCACGCTGCTCGCGCTCCCCGGCCGCCCGGGCGCTGCGGACCCGGTCGACGGCACGGCGGTGGGCGAGGGTGAGGATCCAGGACATCGCACTGCCCCGTCCGGGGTCGAACCTCGCCGCGGAGCGCCACAGTTCGAGCAGCACCTCCTGAGCCACCTCCTCCGACTGGGCGGGGTCGCGCACCACGCGCCGTACGAGTCCGAACACCGGGCCGGACACCACTGCGTACAGCTCCTCGAACGCCTTCTGGTCCCCACCTGCCACGAGCAGCAGCAGCTCGTCCGCCTCCACTCGGTCCCCCTCTCCGAGGCCGCACCGGGCCTGTCCCCTCACGCGAGGCAATCGCAACGCACACACCTCCGGACGGTGTTACGGATCAGCGCGCCGAAAACGCGGGTCGCCCGGTGATGAAACAACTTTCCCCACTCGCCGTAAGAACGCTTGAGATTCGACCAATCCGCTCTGCCGGCCACTCCGAATGGCGTGTGTCAGGCAAGTTGGCACCGAGGACGGACGGCATGACACCTACCTTCAGGACCGGCGCGGGGCGCCGGAGCATCGCGACCGTGATCTGTGGTGCGCTGGCCACCGGCGGGCTCGCCGCCGCCGGTGTGACCGCGCTGGCACCTGAGGAGGCCTCCGCCTCCAGCCACCGCGAGGCCCCGCTGATCTCGGGGACCCCGCAGTACGACAACACCGATGTGTACGCGTTCGTCAGCCCGGACAAGCCGGACACGACGACCATCGTCGCGAACTGGATCCCCTTCGAGGAACCGGCCGGCGGGCCCAACTTCTTCCCGTTCGCCGAGGACGCCCAGTACGACCTGCGCCTCGACAGCAACGGGGACGCGCAGGAAGACCTGTTGTTCCGGTACACGTTCAAGACGCACACGAAGAACGACAAGACGTTCCTCTACAACACGGGCCCGGTCGAGAGCCTCGACGACCCCGACCTCAACATCACGCAGACGTACGACCTCGAGATGATCAAGCTGAAGCACCTGAAGGCCGTGTCGAAGACCAAGGTCGCCGACGATGTGCCGGTCGCGCCGTCGAACGTCGGCAAGGCGTCGATGCCGGACTACAACACCCTGCGCAAGCAGGCGGTGCACAAACTCGCCGGTGGCGCCCAGACGTTCGCCGGGCAGGCCGACGACCCGTTCTTCCTGGACCTGCGCGTCTTCGACCTGCTGTACGGCGGGAATCTCTCCGAGGTCGGCAACGACACCCTCAAGGGTTACAACGTCAACTCGATCGCCCTTCAGGTGCCCAGCAGCCTCATCACCGAGTCGCACGAGCAGCCGGTCGTCGGCGTCTGGTCGACGACCCAGCGCAAGAACGCCAAGAACTACTTCTCCCAGGTGTCGCGCCTGGGCAACCCGCTGGTGAACGAGGTCGTCAACCCGCTGAAGGACAAGGACAAGTTCAACGCGTCCACGCCTCGGGACGACGCCGAGTTCCTCAAGAACGTCACCAACCCGGAGCTGCCCAAGCTCATCGAGGCGATCTACAAGATCCCGGCGCCCGAGGAGCCGCGCAACGACCTGGTCGACGTGTTCCTCAAGGGCGTCAAGGACCTCAACCAGCCGCCGCACGTGACGCCGTCGGAGCAGCTGCGGCTCAACACGTCCATCAAGCCGGCCGCCAAGCCCAAGCGGCTGGGGGTCCTGGACGGTGACAACGCGGGCTTCCCGAACGGCCGTCGCCTCACCGACGACGTGATCGACGCCTCGCTCCAGGTCGTCGAGGGCGAACTGCTGGGCGCGAAGAACGACCTCGGTGACGCGGTCGACAAGAACGACAAGAAGTTCGAGAAGTCCTTCCCGTACGTGGCCCTGCCGACCGAGGGTTCGCGCGGCCCGCTCGCCAAGGGCGTGGACGGCGGCAACGACGTCCGCAGCCAGCTGGGCGACGCGCTCCAGCCGGCCGGCGCCGAGGGCTCGGACGACACACGCCTGATGGCCGCCTCCGCGGGCGCCGGTGCGGGCGGCATCGTTCTGATCGGCGCGGCCCTGATGTGGTGGCGCCGCATGCGGAACCGGGCGTACTGACCCGCTCCGCTCTCCCGGACCGGCGCGGCCCGTTCTCCGTCCCCCACGGCGCGGGCCGCGCCGCCGAGTCCACCCCGTCACCAGCACATCCGATCGAGGAGAGGTCATGCCTGCGCGTACGACCGACAGCACACCGGAGAGGCCCGACGACGACCGCGCGCCGTCGAACGCCCCGGAGCCCTGCGCCGGTGAGGACGCGCACACCCCTTCTCCGCCCGGCGAACACGCCGGTGACGACGCGCACACCTCTCCTCCGCCCGGCGAACACGCCGGTGACGACGGGACCGGGGCCGGCTCCGGGCAGCGGGTCGTCGCGGTGCGGCGGGCCGCCGACGGGGGGCGGCGGTGGCGGGCCCTGCATCTGGCCGGGTGTGCCGTGCTGCTGGCGCTCGCGGTGACCGGCGGAGCCATCGCGGTCGGGGGCGGGCAGGACCGCGGGGCCGGTGCCGACGCCGTCTCGGCGGCCGGGGCGCTGTCGCCCGGCGATCTCGCCCGGGGGGATCTCGACGCGGGGATCGCCTCGCTGCAGAAGCATCTGCGGGCCCAGCCGAGGGACTTCGGCAGCTGGGCCACCCTCGGGGTCGCCTACGTCGAGCAGGCCCGCACGAAGGGCGACCCCTCCCGGTATCCGCAGGCCCAGCGCGCCTTGAAGCGGTCCCTCCAGCTGGAGCCCGGCAACGACCAGGCCCTGGCGGGGCAGGCCGCCCTCGCCGCCGCCCGGCACGACTTCCCCGGCGCCCTGACCCACGCCGACCGGGCCCTGAAGCAGAACCCCTACAACGAACGCGCCCTGTGCACCCGGATCGACGCCCTCGTCGAACTCGGCCGGTACGACGACGCGGCGAAGGCCGCCGACACCGCCGACGACCGGCGCCCCGGAATCCCCGTCTTCACGCGGTACGCATATGTGCGCGAGCTGCGCGGCGACGTCCGCACGGCGCGTGGGGTGCTGGAGCGCGCTCTCGGCTCGGCCCACGCGCCCGCCGATGTCGCGTACGTCGCCACCGCCCTCGGTCAACTCGCCTGGAGCCAGGGCGAGTACAGGACGGCCCTCGACCACTACGCCCGTGCCCTCGCCGCCGACGACGGGTACCTGCCCGCCCTGGAGGGCCGCGCCCGCGCCCAGGCCGCGAGCGGGGAGCGGACGGCCGCCGTGCGGGGGCTGGAGCAGGTCGTCGCCCGGTTCCCGCTGCCCGGCCCGCTCGTCGCCCTCGGCGAGCTGTACGAGGACCGCGGCGCCGGCGGCGACCGGGCGAAGGCCGGCGACCAGTACGCCCTCGTCGACGCCTGGACGGCCCTCGCCCGCGCCGGCGGCGCCAACACCGACCTCGAGACGGCCCTGGCCGCCGCCGACCACGGCGACGAGAAGGAGGCCCTGCGCGCCGCCCGCGCCGAGTGGGACCGCCGCCACAGCGTGCACACCGCCGACGCCCTCGCCTGGGCCCTGCATGTCAACGGCCGGGACGAGGAAGCCCTGCCGTACGCCCGACGGGCGACCGCCACCGGCTACCGCAACGCCGTCTTCCTCTACCACCGCGGCGTCATCGAGCGCGCCACCGGCGACGAGCGCGGGGCCCGCGCGCATCTGAAGGCCGCGCTGGACCTGAACCCCGGCTTCTCGCCCCTCGGCGCGCGTGAGGCCCGTACCGCACTCAAGGACCTGAAGGGGAACCGGTGATCCTGCGCCGGCTGTTCGCGTCCGGCGCCGCCGTCCTCACGGCCGCCTGCGCGCTCACCCTGCTGCCCGCCGCCACGGCGAGCGCCCACCCGCTGGGCAACTTCACCGTCAACCGCTACGACGGCCTGGTCGCCGCCCCCGGCGAACTGCGGGTGCACCATGTCGAGGACCTCGCCGAGATCCCGGCGACCCAGGCGGGCCCGGACATCGAGCGGCTGGGCATCGCCATGTGGGCCCGCGAGCGGTGCGCCACTGCCGCCGAGGACAGCCGCGCGACCATCGGCGGACACGCGGTCGCCCTCACCGCCGAGCGCAGCCACGCGCGCGTGCGGCCCGGGCAGGCGGGGCTCGACACCCTGCGGGTGGAGTGCGAGCTGACCGCGCCGCTCCCGTCGGAGGAGAAGACCCTGTCCGTCGGCTTCCGCGGCGCGGGCGCCGCCGGCGGCCCGGGCTGGCGGGAGATCACGGCGCGGGGCGACCGTATGACGCTGGCCGCCTCGGACGTTCCGGAGAATTCGATATCGGACGAACTGACCAGCTACCCCGAGGAGTTGCTGTCCTCCCCGGCCGACACCGCGTCGGCCGCCCTGCGGGTGCGCCCCGGCGGCGCCGCCCTGGCCGAGGAGGAGTCGGACGCCCCCGCGGCCTCCGTGCTCCCGCGCGGCGCGGACCGCTGGACGCGTGCCCTGGACGACCTGGTGGCCCGGCAGGACCTCACCGCCGGCTTCGCCGCGCTGGCCCTGCTCATCGCCGTCGTCCTGGGCGCGATGCACGCACTCGCCCCGGGCCACGGCAAGACCATCATGGCCGCGACGGCGGCGGCCCGGGGCGGTCAGGCCCGGGTGAAGGACGTCCTGCCCATGGCCGCCTCGGTGACCATCACCCACACCCTGGGCGTGGTCGCCCTGGGCCTGCTGGTCACGGCCGGCTCGGCGGCGGCGCCCTCGGTGATCGCCTGGCTCGGCGTCGCCAGCGGCCTGCTGGTGACACTGGCGGGCGCGAGCCTGGTCCGCCGCGCCCTGCGCAACCGCGCGCACACCCACCCCCCGCACGGCCATCAGCACGACCACGGAAGCCACACCCACGACCACGACCATCACGGCGAGCACGACCACGGCCATCAGCACGACCACGACCACCCGCACGATCACAGCCACCCCCACTCCCACCCCCACACGATCGAGCACACCCACGGCGGTTCCACCCACAGCCACGCCATCGCCCCCACCCTGCGCGGCACGATCCTCATGGGCTTCGCGGGTGGCCTCGTGCCCAGCCCGTCCGCCGTGGTGGTGCTGGTCGGCGCCGCCGCCCTCGGCCAGGCCTGGTTCGGTCTGCTGCTCGTCGTCGCGTACGGCGTCGGGCTGGCGCTCACCCTCACGGCCGCCGGGTACGCCGTGGTCAAGGCGGGCAGCGGCATGACCCGGCTCCTGGACCGGCGCCCCCGCTGGACGGGAGGCCCGGCGGCGGCCCTGGTGCGCCGCACCGCACCGCTCGGTTCGGCCTTCGCCGTGGTGGTTCTCGGGGCCGGACTGGTGTTCAAGGGGGCGGCATCCGCACTCGGCTGAGTTACGTTCATGAGACATCGGGCGTCAGGAGAGAAGCAGACGTCGTGAGGAAAACCGACCTCATGGGGAAGACACACCCCATGGAGATTCCGCCCGGCTGCGAATGGGGGCGCCGTGTTCGAAGAACCGGGCCATGAGCGTGTGATCGCGGGCCGTTACCGGCTGCTGGCACCGCTGGGCGAGGGCGGCATGGGAACGGTGTGGCGCGCCCGCGACGAGGTGCTGCACCGCGAGGTCGCCGTCAAGGAGGTGCGCGCCCCGTCCGGCCTGGCGGGCGACGACGTGCAGCGGATGTACGCGCGGCTGGAGCGGGAGGCGTGGGCGGCGGCCCGGGTCGCCAACCGCAATGTGGTGACGGTGTACGACGTGGCCACGGACGACGGCCGGCCGTGGATCGTCATGGAACTGGTCCGCGGCCTCTCCTTGGCCGAAGTGCTCGACGCCGAGGGCCCGATGACACCGCAGCGCGCCGCGCACATCGGCGCCGAGGTGCTGTCCGCGCTGCGGTCCGCGCACGAGGCCGGGGTGCTGCACCGCGATGTGAAGCCGGCCAACGTGCTGATCTCGAACGACGGCCGGATCGTGCTCACCGACTTCGGTATCGCCATGGTCGAGGGCAGCTCGGCGCTGACCATGACCGGGGAGGTCATCGGCTCGCCCGAGTTCCTCGCCCCGGAGCGGGCGCTGGGGCGTACGCCGGGCCCGGAGTCGGACCTGTGGTCGCTCGGGGTGCTGCTGTACGCGACGGTCGAGGGCCACTCGCCCTTCCGTCACGACACCCCGCTGAGCACCCTGCGAGCGATCGTCGACGAGGAGTTGCCGCCGCCCTACCGGGCCGGGCCGCTCGCCCCGGTGATCGAGGGGCTGCTGCGCAAGGATCCGGAGCAGCGGCTGCCGCCCGAGCGGGCCGAGGAGGAGCTGCGGGTCGTCGCCGCGGGGGGTTCGCCGCGCGCGGACACCACGCGGGCGGTTCCGTTCCCGCCGACGGTCGTGGGTCACCCCGAGCCCGCTCCCACGCCCCCGATGCCGTTCCCCGGGAGTACGGCGGCGTCCGGGCCGACGGCGAACACGACGGCCACCGGCCGGGACGGGGAGCGCAGGACCGGGCGGGTGCTGGTCGCAGGGGTGATCGCGCTGGCGCTCGCGGTGGGCGGCCTGACGTACGCGTTGCTCAACAGCGGGGACGGTCCCGGCGGCAACGACCAGGGAGCCGGGAACAGTACGCCGACGGCGACCAAGGGCCCGCCGCGGAACACCGGGACGGAGAAGTCCAGCCCGTCGCCGACTCCGAGCGAGTCGGAGGAGAGCAGTCCGCCTCCGCAGTCGGTGCGGGT
The Streptomyces tuirus genome window above contains:
- a CDS encoding sigma-70 family RNA polymerase sigma factor, whose translation is MEADELLLLVAGGDQKAFEELYAVVSGPVFGLVRRVVRDPAQSEEVAQEVLLELWRSAARFDPGRGSAMSWILTLAHRRAVDRVRSARAAGEREQREALRANQPAFDQVTEEVEAGLEREWVRRCLDRLTVLQRQSVTLAYYEGYTYREVAEQLSLPLGTVKTRMRDGLTRMRECLGGVA
- a CDS encoding DUF4331 domain-containing protein, whose amino-acid sequence is MTPTFRTGAGRRSIATVICGALATGGLAAAGVTALAPEEASASSHREAPLISGTPQYDNTDVYAFVSPDKPDTTTIVANWIPFEEPAGGPNFFPFAEDAQYDLRLDSNGDAQEDLLFRYTFKTHTKNDKTFLYNTGPVESLDDPDLNITQTYDLEMIKLKHLKAVSKTKVADDVPVAPSNVGKASMPDYNTLRKQAVHKLAGGAQTFAGQADDPFFLDLRVFDLLYGGNLSEVGNDTLKGYNVNSIALQVPSSLITESHEQPVVGVWSTTQRKNAKNYFSQVSRLGNPLVNEVVNPLKDKDKFNASTPRDDAEFLKNVTNPELPKLIEAIYKIPAPEEPRNDLVDVFLKGVKDLNQPPHVTPSEQLRLNTSIKPAAKPKRLGVLDGDNAGFPNGRRLTDDVIDASLQVVEGELLGAKNDLGDAVDKNDKKFEKSFPYVALPTEGSRGPLAKGVDGGNDVRSQLGDALQPAGAEGSDDTRLMAASAGAGAGGIVLIGAALMWWRRMRNRAY
- a CDS encoding tetratricopeptide repeat protein; translated protein: MPARTTDSTPERPDDDRAPSNAPEPCAGEDAHTPSPPGEHAGDDAHTSPPPGEHAGDDGTGAGSGQRVVAVRRAADGGRRWRALHLAGCAVLLALAVTGGAIAVGGGQDRGAGADAVSAAGALSPGDLARGDLDAGIASLQKHLRAQPRDFGSWATLGVAYVEQARTKGDPSRYPQAQRALKRSLQLEPGNDQALAGQAALAAARHDFPGALTHADRALKQNPYNERALCTRIDALVELGRYDDAAKAADTADDRRPGIPVFTRYAYVRELRGDVRTARGVLERALGSAHAPADVAYVATALGQLAWSQGEYRTALDHYARALAADDGYLPALEGRARAQAASGERTAAVRGLEQVVARFPLPGPLVALGELYEDRGAGGDRAKAGDQYALVDAWTALARAGGANTDLETALAAADHGDEKEALRAARAEWDRRHSVHTADALAWALHVNGRDEEALPYARRATATGYRNAVFLYHRGVIERATGDERGARAHLKAALDLNPGFSPLGAREARTALKDLKGNR
- a CDS encoding HoxN/HupN/NixA family nickel/cobalt transporter, with product MILRRLFASGAAVLTAACALTLLPAATASAHPLGNFTVNRYDGLVAAPGELRVHHVEDLAEIPATQAGPDIERLGIAMWARERCATAAEDSRATIGGHAVALTAERSHARVRPGQAGLDTLRVECELTAPLPSEEKTLSVGFRGAGAAGGPGWREITARGDRMTLAASDVPENSISDELTSYPEELLSSPADTASAALRVRPGGAALAEEESDAPAASVLPRGADRWTRALDDLVARQDLTAGFAALALLIAVVLGAMHALAPGHGKTIMAATAAARGGQARVKDVLPMAASVTITHTLGVVALGLLVTAGSAAAPSVIAWLGVASGLLVTLAGASLVRRALRNRAHTHPPHGHQHDHGSHTHDHDHHGEHDHGHQHDHDHPHDHSHPHSHPHTIEHTHGGSTHSHAIAPTLRGTILMGFAGGLVPSPSAVVVLVGAAALGQAWFGLLLVVAYGVGLALTLTAAGYAVVKAGSGMTRLLDRRPRWTGGPAAALVRRTAPLGSAFAVVVLGAGLVFKGAASALG
- a CDS encoding serine/threonine-protein kinase, encoding MFEEPGHERVIAGRYRLLAPLGEGGMGTVWRARDEVLHREVAVKEVRAPSGLAGDDVQRMYARLEREAWAAARVANRNVVTVYDVATDDGRPWIVMELVRGLSLAEVLDAEGPMTPQRAAHIGAEVLSALRSAHEAGVLHRDVKPANVLISNDGRIVLTDFGIAMVEGSSALTMTGEVIGSPEFLAPERALGRTPGPESDLWSLGVLLYATVEGHSPFRHDTPLSTLRAIVDEELPPPYRAGPLAPVIEGLLRKDPEQRLPPERAEEELRVVAAGGSPRADTTRAVPFPPTVVGHPEPAPTPPMPFPGSTAASGPTANTTATGRDGERRTGRVLVAGVIALALAVGGLTYALLNSGDGPGGNDQGAGNSTPTATKGPPRNTGTEKSSPSPTPSESEESSPPPQSVRVALQGRRTDYSGPCPPPNAQAPEFTATLTVGRLPAEVSYRWVTQDGQVLDGGWKTLSFTEGGGRSKRDRVRVTTQEESGTFENEISVEVREPVRTTSEAVPFSVACESETPTGGASPSPSGTDPDAGSDPESNAGSDSG